The stretch of DNA ACTGGCACCTTTCACCAACCCAGCAATATCAACAAACTCGATCCGAGTTGGGACAATTTGTTCGGATTGGGAGATTTTCGCCAACACGGAGAGTCGTTCGTCGGGGACAGCAACCACCCCCACGTTGGGTTCGATGGTACAAAATGGGAAATTAGCAGCCTGTGCTTTGGCATTGGCTACTAAGGCATTAAATAACGTTGATTTGCCAACATTCGGCAGTCCAACAATTCCAGCTCTGAGCATTAGTGGGGTTCGTTAAGTGTTAATAAAAGTTCAGGGGGTTCAGTCGATGCCATCGGTTGCGATCGCCAACTGAGTTGATTAAAGTTATTAGGATTTACCAACGTGTCTCAAGCCAAAACGCCAATTATAGATGCACTCAGGCACTATACTACTCATCCTCACGCTCCGTTCTATACCCCAGGGCATAAACGGGGTTCCGGAATTGCTCGCCCTTTGGCCGATCTGTTTGGGAATTTGGTATTTCAAGCCGATCTACCGGAATTGCCCGCTTTGGATAATTTGTATGCCCCAGAAGGAGCAATCCGAGAAGCACAGCAGCTTGCCGCAGAAGCCTTTGGCGCGGATGAGACTTGGTTTTTGGTGAATGGCTCGACTGCTGGCGCGATCGCCGCAATTTTGGCAACCTGTACCAGCGGCCAGAAGATTATCTTACCGCGAAATATTCATAGTTCGGCAATCTCTGGGTTAGTTCTCTCGGGCGCCATTCCGATTTTTGTCAATCCGGAATACGATCCCAATTGGGATATGGTCAATAGCGTTACTCCAGCTTCAATTCAGGAAGCGCTGTTGAAACATCCCGATACGAAGGCAGTGATGATGGTGTATCCCACCTATCAAGGGGTGTGTGGAGATGTACGGGCGATCGCTGATATTTGCCATCAGCACGATTTGCCTTTAATTGTGGATGAGGCCCACGGCCCTCATTTTCATTTCCATAGTGAATTACCTCCGTCTGCCCTTTCTTGCGGTGCCGATATTGCCATTCAATCGATTCATAAAGTGCTCGGAGCTATGACTCAGGCATCGATGATCCACGTGAAACGTTCTCGTATCGATCCGAAAGCCATTAGTCGTGCTCTACAATTGATACAATCAACTAGTCCGAGTTACTTACTTCTGGCCTCTCTCGATGCCGCCCGCCACCAAATGGCCATCAGCGGACAAGAATTAATTTCTCGAACTCTACATTTAGCCGAAAGAGCAAAGGAAGAAATTGAAGCGAGAACTCCATTTCGGGTACTCCAACCCAAGTTTAGTTCTGGATTTTCCGCGTTAGATCCGACCCGGTTGAGTATTAACGTTAGTGACTGTGAATTCACCGGATACGAA from Roseofilum casamattae BLCC-M143 encodes:
- a CDS encoding aminotransferase class I/II-fold pyridoxal phosphate-dependent enzyme produces the protein MSQAKTPIIDALRHYTTHPHAPFYTPGHKRGSGIARPLADLFGNLVFQADLPELPALDNLYAPEGAIREAQQLAAEAFGADETWFLVNGSTAGAIAAILATCTSGQKIILPRNIHSSAISGLVLSGAIPIFVNPEYDPNWDMVNSVTPASIQEALLKHPDTKAVMMVYPTYQGVCGDVRAIADICHQHDLPLIVDEAHGPHFHFHSELPPSALSCGADIAIQSIHKVLGAMTQASMIHVKRSRIDPKAISRALQLIQSTSPSYLLLASLDAARHQMAISGQELISRTLHLAERAKEEIEARTPFRVLQPKFSSGFSALDPTRLSINVSDCEFTGYEVDRLLHDRHGVIAELPSAQYLTFIISIGNTEADIDQLVTGLSEIYRDRNLEKAHGEDNNVQQRWQEECLFVHPSSFLIRPALSPRQAFFSSTETLPIEQTDERISAEMICPYPPGIPAIMPGEMINMSALDYLQQVLALGGTITGCSDPTLKTLKVVRQ